The Archocentrus centrarchus isolate MPI-CPG fArcCen1 chromosome 12, fArcCen1, whole genome shotgun sequence genome includes a window with the following:
- the LOC115789206 gene encoding nipped-B-like protein isoform X2 — protein MNGDMPHVPITTLAGIASLTDLLNQLPLPSPLPATTAKSLLYNGRISEEVSSLLVCQDESLVTQLAHSLNQVSTEHIELKDNLGNDEPEGDMPMLLQTLLSRNPKIFRDKSVMQQPIVQQYKISQNQVHGSPASNYQQTTVPQSPSGCFTSPQSGSGPRFIPQQNSPIPSPYTPQSPPDYMQYNPPSYSQHQHAQQVSSGLRNIHDSKVSGQLSSDLSNHNARLGSDEDYMNVAHRLGNEEPDSPMKAAAFSVKSPQSACSPAGSEVAVQRSRPSLIMQSPPADVPQGAASDQLLTSSDRKKKHKERCKEENDQMEKNALYDIVSSSPQDSTRLTLKLSRVKVQDMDQSEELPSEAHMDLDHETVMINNNNNNQLSKPAQDVSNKLEAEDQANYQQAAVRPNTTETGVTGRVSFDDTEIDTLAEIERIERESASDRERWSKEVQDKDKPLKKRKQDSYPQEPGTESSEGPAVHGSNSVSKMTPKKTNAASNGASRPALMVSIDLQQAGRVIGQPVVVLESQRLCEDHLRRLKSNSDGKVKRVADDRPGIIKHHADTLQKSGSDGQPEMYKQKQESRRESKHRHDDKTDSSKGHSDDRKPDPSRQKHDRHSKSRHKEEKNHNSHRILESRPETPKDTSKMERSRHGEDKGRDRDRHKDRDRARDKDKDRHIEKDRDKDKDRHIEKDRDRDKDRHIEKDRERDKDKYTEKERDRDKERHIEKEKDRDRDKERHMEKDRGRDKDKDRDRKQKMLKENCTRNSPDQHTKPDSTRLKHDGSRKSADPNGRQRTGNSSLKNPQNKEQKISEDSSIKCQAGDKRQSFEAKPSEFPSYLLGGKSGSLKNFVIPKLKRDGKDKEPPNKLVEGWIEPRVRLERVSLVDNLNKGAKPVVVVRKLSIDEVKKMIKESRNAHSSRSRNWSFCERTNKRSHSMISKKSKYAEVDSGDDQDEDDDSDTEYAKKRKKKDHDKTWKCEERRSSGDHRRGFHNARRGSGSRQRDWRDEDSDEDSPPPSLSDVARKLKKKEKQKNRKIYDSKLTPEEMMDSSTFKRFAANIDSVLENLEDVDLAATDDDDEIPQELLLGKQQLSELGSDSAKIKAMGIFNKFSSSKLVKFLNILERNIQDSVKLSTLINHDNDSMDEERLWRDLIMERVTKSADACLTVLNIMTSPHMPKAVYIEDVIERVLQYTKFHLQNSLYPQYDPVYRVDPHGGGMHTSKSKRAKCSTHKQKVVVFLYNKVCDIISSISELLEIQLLTDTTVLQVSTLGITPFFVENVSELQLCAITLVTAVFSRYKKHRQLILEEIFTSLARLPTSKRSLRNFRLNSSDSDGEPLYIQMVTALVLQLIQCVVHLPSEKETEDEHNKKVDKDVLITNSYETAMRTAQNFLSVFLKKCGSKQGEEDYRPLFENFVHDLLSTVNKPEWPAAELLLSLLGRLLVHQFSNKQTEMALRVASLDYLGTVASRLRKDAVTSKMDQKAVDRILRETEGSDEIQKLQKALLGYIDENIETDPSLVFARKFYIAQWFRDITSEAEKAMKSQNEDDEDLRGRHHSRDVDSTAEIMHKAEARKKFLRKVVKTSSSHFSSLRMNSDTVDYEDSCLIVRYLASMRPFAQSFDIYLSQILRVLGESAIAVRTKAMKCLSEVVAVDPSILARLDMQRGVHCRLMDNSTSVREAAVELLGRFVLSRPELIEQYYDMLIERILDTGISVRKRVIKIMRDICLEQPDFHKITEMCVKMIRRVNDEEGIKKLVNETFQKLWFSPTPSHDKEAMTRKILNITDVVLACKDSGYDWFEQLLQNLLKAEEDASYKPARKACVQLVDNLVEHILKYEESLADCEDKGVSSGRLVACITTLYLFSKIRAQLMVKHAMTMQPYLTTKCSSQNDFMVICNVAKILELVVPLMEHPSETFLTTIEEDLMKLIIKYGMTVVQHCVSCLGAIVNKVTHNYKFVWACFNRYYGALAKLKTQHQEDPTSSTLAANKPTLLRSLFTVGALCRHFDFDQEEFKGANKIVIKDKVLELLLYFTTHEEEEVQIKAIIGLGFQFIMHPELMFVQDVKVLYNSILSDENSSVSLKIQVLKNLQTYLQEEDSRMQEADREWKNQAKQEDLKEMGDISSGMSSSIMQIYLKQVLESFFHSQSTVRHFALSVITLTLSQGLIHPVQCVPYLIAMGTDPEPTMKNKADQQLVEIDKKYSGFIHMKAVAGLKMSYQVQQAINGSKNAVIRGFRHDDSDAALCSHLYTMVRGNRQHRRAFLISLLNLFDDSSKTEVNMLLFIADNLAYFPYQTQEEPLFIMHHIDITLSVSGSNLLQSFKECLRKEPVRHEKKMKTNKKKKKKKQHSRRRKHSSDDDDDDDDDESSSSSSSSTSSSSEEEEDEVQKRKASDSDSDLEDEDAVMDRLPENTKPLLEFASASQGILLLLVLKQHLKNLYGFSDSKIQKYSPTESAKVYDKAVNRKSKVHFNPSQTLDYLKSDLANTELSYEAKKNIVKQYLDFKVLMEHLDRDEEDEDGEANANARNKAITSLLRGPKPRNHNHSNHAAPVETDDEESDDEDPPVRKPRKGGDSAEDSGNMNETVEVMDIVAICCPKYKDRPQIARVVQKTRNGYSIHWMTGSYSGPWAVAKKRDGRKKVPWVDNIKESDIIYKKISLTSGQKLTNKMAQMLRALYATKEGTKS, from the exons ATGAATGGTGACATGCCTCATGTTCCCATCACTACTCTTGCTGGAATTGCTAGCCTAACAGACT TGTTGAACCAGCTTCCTTTGCCTTCTCCCCTTCCTGCTACCACTGCTAAGAGCCTGCTCTACAATGGAAGGATCTCAGAAGAAGTCAGCAGCCTGCTGGTGTGTCAAGACGAGAGTCTAGTGACTCAGCTAGCGCATAGCCTTAACCAGGTTTCCACCGAACACAT AGAGCTAAAGGACAACTTGGGGAACGATGAACCCGAGGGTGATATGCCAATGCTCCTACAAACCTTGCTGTCCAGGAATCCCAAAATCTTCAGGGACAAAA GTGTAATGCAGCAGCCAATAGTGCAGCAGTATAAGATTTCTCAGAATCAGGTCCATGGGAGTCCAGCCTCAAACTATCAGCAAACCACTGTCCCTCAGAGCCCCTCCGG ATGCTTtacatctccacagtctggttCAGGTCCTCGGTTCATACCACAGCAGAACAGTCCTATACCTAGTCCCTAtacaccccagagtcccccggACTACATGCAATACAATCCGCCCAGTTATTCTCAACACCAACATGCTCAGCAAG TTTCTAGTGGCTTGAGAAACATCCATGACAGCAAAGTTTCTGGACAGCTATCAAGTGATTTATCGAATCATAATGCGAGACTGGGCTCAGATGAAGACTACATGAACGTGGCTCACAGACTGGGAAATGAG GAGCCTGACTCTCCAATGAAAGCTGCTGCATTTTCAGTTAAATCGCCTCAGTCTGCGTGCTCTCCAGCTGGGAGTGAAGTGGCTGTACAAA ggtCTAGGCCTTCTCTTATAATGCAGTCGCCTCCAGCTGATGTGCCACAAGGTGCAGCATCCGACCAACTCCTCACCTCGTCTGACCGCAAAAAGAAACATAAGGAGAGGTGTAAGGAAGAAAACGACCAGATGGAAAAAAATGCCTTGTATGATATAGTTAGTTCTTCACCACAAGACTCTACCAGGCTGACCTTAAAACTGTCCAGAGTAAAGGTTCAAGACATGGATCAATCTGAGGAGCTTCCCTCTGAGGCTCATATGGACTTGGACCATGAAACAGTtatgataaataataataataacaatcagTTGTCAAAGCCTGCCCAGGATGTTTCAAACAAGTTAGAAGCTGAAGATCAAGCAAACTATCAACAGGCTGCTGTGCGGCCAAATACCACTGAGACTGGAGTCACGGGCAGAGTTTCCTTTGATGATACAGAGATAGACACACTTGCAGAGATTGAGAGAATAGAACGCGAGTCAGCCAGTGACCGAGAACGATGGTCTAAAGAAGTCCAGGACAAAG ACAAACCGCTGAAGAAACGGAAGCAAGACTCATATCCCCAGGAGCCCGGGACCGAGTCAAGTGAGGGGCCTGCTGTACATGGGAGCAACAGTGTCAGCAAGATGACACCCAAGAAGACAAATGCTGCAAGTAACGGTGCCAGTCGGCCTGCTTTGATGGTCAGTATTGATCTACAGCAAGCTGGCAGAGTAATAGGACAGCCTGTAGTGGTCTTGGAATCACAACGGTTGTGTGAGGATCATCTACGTCGCCTGAAGTCGAACTCTGATGGAAAGGTCAAAAGAGTTGCTGATGACAGACCTGGTATCATCAAACACCATGCTGACACTCTCCAGAAGTCCGGCTCAGATGGACAACCGGAAATGTATAAACAGAAGCAGGAAAGCCGCCGTGAAtcaaaacacagacatgacGACAAAACTGACAGCAGCAAGGGACACTCAGATGACAGAAAGCCAGACCCCTCACGGCAGAAGCATGACAGGCATTCAAAGTCACGccacaaagaggaaaagaatcacaacagCCACCGAATCCTTGAAAGTAGACCTGAGACCCCCAAAGACACGAGCAAGATGGAGCGCTCCAGACATGGAGAAGACAAAGGCAGGGATAGAGACAGACATAAGGATAGAGATAGAGCAAGAGACAAGGACAAAGACAGACACATAGAGAAAGATAGAGATAAGGACAAAGACAGACACATAGAGAAAGATAgagacagggacaaagacaGGCACatagagaaagacagagagagggacaaagacaaatacacagagaaagagagagacagggacAAGGAGAGACAcatagaaaaagagaaagatagGGACAGGGACAAAGAGAGACACATGGAGAAAGATAGAGGCAGGGACAAAGACAAAGATAGGGACAGGAAACAGAAGATGTTAAAGGAAAACTGTACTCGAAACTCACCTGACCAGCATACTAAACCTGACAGCACCAGATTAAAGCATGATGGAAGCAGAAAATCAGCTGACCCCAATGGTCGACAGAGGACAGGCAATTCCAGCCTTAAAAATCCCCAAAATAAGGAACAAAAGATAAGCGAGGATAGCAGCATTAAGTGCCAAGCTGGAGACAAACGTCAGTCTTTTGAGGCAAAACCTAGCGAATTCCCCTCATACCTGCTGGGTGGCAAGTCGGGAAGTCTGAAGAACTTTGTGATTCCTAAACTGAAACGAGATGGAAAAGATAAGGAGCCCCCAAACAAATTGGTAGAGGGCTGGATTGAACCCCGAGTAAGGCTGGAGAGAGTGTCATTGGTAGACAACTTAAACAAAGGAGCTAAACCTGTTGTTGTGGTTCGGAAACTCAGCATTGATGAGGTAAAAAAGATGATAAAGGAAAGCAGGAATGCACACAGCTCCAGATCCAGGAACTGGTCATTTTGTGAGAGGACAAACAAGCGAAGCCACAGTATGATTAGTAAGAAATCCAAATATGCTGAGGTGGACTCGGGTGATGACCAAGATGAGGATGATGACTCTGACACTGAGT atgcaaagaaaaggaaaaagaaggacCACGATAAGACATGGAAGTGTGAAGAGAGAAGAAGTTCTGGAGATCACCGCCGAGGTTTCCATAATGCTCGCCGAGGGTCGGGTAGCCGTCAGCGCGACTGGAGAGATGAAGATTCAGATGAAGACTCTCCCCCACCGAGCCTGAGTGAtg TCGCCAGAAAAttgaagaaaaaggagaaacagaaaaacaggaagattTATGATTCCAAGCTGACACCAGAGG AGATGATGGACTCCTCCACATTTAAGAGATTTGCAGCAAATATTGACAGCGTTCTTGAGAATCTTGAAGATGTGGACCTCGCTGCCACAG ACGACGATGACGAAATACCTCAAGAGCTCTTGCTTGGAAAGCAGCAGCTGAGCGAGCTAGGCAGCGATTCTGCTAAGATTAAAGCTATGGGCATCTTTAACAAG TTTTCATCTAGTAAACTGGTGAAGTTTTTGAATATTTTGGAGAGGAACATTCAGGACAGCGTCAAACTTTCTACGCTAATAAATCAT GATAATGATTCCATGGATGAGGAGCGGTTGTGGCGTGACCTCATCATGGAGCGGGTGACCAAGTCTGCCGATGCTTGTTTGACTGTGCTCAACATAATGACATCGCCGCACATGCCAAAGGCAGTTTATATAGAAGATGTGATTGAGAGGGTGTTGCAGTACACCAAGTTCCACCTGCAAAACTCTTTGTACCCTCAGTATGACCCAGTCTACAGAGTGGATCCCCACGGAG GTGGCATGCATACTTCAAAGTCCAAGAGAGCCAAATGTTCTACCCACAAACAGAAGGTGGTAGTCTTTCTCTACAACAAAGTGTGTGATATCATCAGCAgcatctctgagctccttgaAATCCAGCTGCTTACTGACACCACAGTTCTCCAG GTCTCCACGCTTGGTATTACACCGTTTTTTGTGGAGAACGTTAGTGAACTGCAGTTATGTGCCATCACACTAGTGACAGCA GTGTTTTCTCGTTACAAGAAGCACAGGCAGCTCATTCTTGAAGAGATTTTCACCTCCCTGGCTCGACTGCCGACTAGTAAACGCAGCCTGAGAAACTTCAG GCTAAACAGCAGTGACTCAGATGGAGAACCTTTGTATATCCAAATGGTCACGGCCCTTGTGCTTCAGCTCATCCAGTGTGTGGTCCACCTTCCTtctgagaaagagacagaggatGAGCACAATAAGAAG GTGGATAAAGATGTCCTTATTACAAACTCTTATGAAACTGCCATGCGGACAGCTCAgaacttcctgtctgtgtttctcaaGAA GTGTGGCAGTAAACAGGGAGAGGAGGACTACAGGCCTCTCTTTGAGAACTTTGTTCATGACCTGCTGTCTACAGTTAACAAGCCTGAGTGGCCTGCAGCGGAGCTGCTCCTCAGTTTACTGGGCCGGTTGTTG GTGCACCAGTTCAGTAACAAGCAGACAGAAATGGCACTCAGGGTCGCATCTCTGGACTACCTTGGCACTGTCGCCTCCCGTCTGCGTAAAGATGCTGTCACTAGTAAGATGGACCAAAAGGCTGTAGATCGCATCCTCAGAGAG ACTGAAGGCAGCGATGAGATACAGAAACTTCAGAAGGCTTTGCTGGGCTACATAGATGAGAATATTGAAACAGATCCGTCATTGGTG TTTGCCAGAAAGTTTTATATTGCCCAGTGGTTCAGGGACATTACAAGCGAGGCAGAAAAAGCAATGAAGTCTCAAAATGAGGACGACGAGGACTTGAGAGGTCGCCATCATTCCAGAGATGTTGACTCGACCGCCGAGATCATGCACAAGGCGGAGGCGAGGAAGAAATTCCTCCGCAAGGTTGTCAAGACGTCATCATCGCATTTCAGTTCTCTGAG AATGAACTCTGACACAGTAGACTATGAGGACTCCTGTCTGATTGTCAGATATCTGGCCTCCATGAGGCCGTTTGCACAGAgctttgatatttatttatcacaG ATCCTGAGAGTGCTGGGGGAGAGCGCCATTGCAGTCAGAACTAAAGCTATGAAGTGTCTCTCTGAAGTAGTGGCTGTAGATCCAAGTATCCTGGCACGG ttggaTATGCAGCGTGGGGTTCACTGTCGTCTCATGGACAACTCGACCAGCGTGCGAGAGGCAGCTGTGGAGCTTCTTGGCCGTTTTGTGCTAAGTCGACCTGAGCTCATTGAGCAGTATTATGACATGCTCATTGAAAGGATATTG GACACAGGCATCAGTGTGAGAAAACGAGTGATTAAGATCATGAGGGATATTTGTCTagagcagccagactttcacaAGATCACTGAGATGTGTGTGAAGATGATCCGGAGGGTGAACGACGAAGAAGGGATCAAG AAACTGGTGAATGAGACATTCCAGAAACTCTGGTTCTCCCCGACACCGAGTCACGACAAAGAAGCCATGACCAGAAAGATCCTGAACATCACAGATGTG GTGTTGGCATGTAAAGACTCAGGCTACGACTGGTTTGAGCAGCTTCTCCAAAAT CTgctgaaggcagaggaggatgcgTCATACAAACCTGCCAGGAAGGCTTGTGTTCAGCTGGTGGACAATCTAGTGGAACATATACTAAAATATGAGGAGTCTCTTGCAG aCTGTGAGGACAAAGGGGTCAGCTCAGGTCGTCTGGTAGCGTGCATCACCACTCTCTACCTTTTTAGTAAAATCAGGGCACAGTTAATGGTTAAACATGCCATGACCATGCAGCCCTACCTGACCACCAAGTGCAGT AGTCAGAATGACTTCATGGTGATATGCAACGTGGCTAAGATCCTGGAGCTGGTCGTGCCTCTGATGGAGCACCCGAGCGAGACTTTCCTCACTACCATTGAAGAAGACCTGATGAAGCTTATCATCAAATACGGCATGACT GTTGTGCAACACTGTGTGAGCTGTCTTGGTGCTATTGTGAACAAGGTCACACACAACTACAAGTTTGTTTGGGCTTGTTTTAATCGGTACTATG GCGCTCTAGCAAAACTCAAGACACAACACCAAGAGGACCCCACCAGCTCCACTCTGGCTGCCAACAAACCCACTCTCCTGCGTTCGCTCTTCACTGTGGGGGCTCTGTGTCGACACTTTGATTTTGATCAAGAAGAGTTCAAAGGCGCTAACAAG ATTGTCATCAAGGACAAAGTGTTGGAGCTTCTGCTATACTTCACTACtcatgaagaggaggaggtccAGATCAAGGCAATCATAGGTTTAG GGTTTCAGTTCATCATGCACCCAGAGCTCATGTTTGTGCAGGATGTGAAGGTTCTTTATAACAGCATCCTGTCAGATGAGAACAGCTCAGTCAGTTTGAAGATCCAAGTGCTCAAAAACCTGCAGACATACCTGCAGGAGGAGGACTCTCGAATGCAAGAGGCTGACCGTGAAT gGAAGAATCAAGCCAAGCAGGAGGATCTCAAGGAAATGGGAGACATCTCATCGGGCATGAGCAGCTCCATAATGCAGATTTACCTGAAGCAGGTGCTGGAGTCCTTCTTCCACTCGCAGTCCACAGTTCGGCACTTTGCCCTGAGTGTCATTACACTGACTCTCAGCCAGGGCCTCATCCATCCTGTACAG TGTGTGCCCTACTTGATCGCAATGGGAACGGACCCGGAGCCAACTATGAAGAACAAGGCCGATCAGCAGCTGGTGGAGATTGACAAAAAATATTCAGGCTTTATCCAC ATGAAGGCTGTAGCAGGGCTGAAGATGTCTTATCAGGTGCAACAGGCCATAAACGGATCCAAAAACGCTGTGATTCGTGGTTTTCGTCACGATGACTCAGACGCAGCTCTCTGCTCTCATCTCTACACCATGGTTCGTGGGAACCGCCAACATAGACGGGCCTTCCTGATTTCCCTGCTCAACCTGTTTGATGACAGCTCA AAAACAGAGGTGAACATGCTGCTGTTCATAGCAGATAACTTGGCCTACTTCCCTTATCAGACCCAGGAGGAGCCTCTTTTCATCATGCATCATATAGACATTACCCTATCAGTCTCTGGTAGCAACTTGCTCCAGTCATTTAAGGAG TGTTTACGGAAAGAACCTGTAAGACATGAAAAGAAGATGAAGacaaataagaagaagaagaagaagaaacagcattCTCGGAGGAGGAAACACAGCTctgatgatgacgatgacgacgatgatgacgaaagcagcagcagcagcagcagcagcacatccagcagcagtgaggaggaggaggatgaagtcCAAAAGCGAAAGGCTTCTGATTCCGACTCTGACCTGGAAGATGAGGATGCAGTGATGGACCGTCTGCCCGAAAACACCAAACCTCTGCTGGAGTTTGCCAGTGCATCACAGGGTATTCTGCTACTGCTGGTGCTCAAACAGCATTTGAAGAATCTGTACGGCTTCTCGGACAG CAAAATCCAGAAGTATTCACCGACAGAGTCTGCCAAAGTGTATGACAAAGCAGTGAACAGGAAATCTAAGGTGCACTTCAACCCTAGTCAGACACTGGATTACCTGAAGAGTGATCTGGCGAACACAGAGCTCAGCTATGAGGCCAAGAAGAACATTGTAAAACAGTATTTGGAT TTCAAGGTTCTGATGGAGCATTTGGATCgggatgaagaggatgaggacGGTGAAGCAAATGCCAATGCCAGAAACAAAGCCATTACTTCGCTGCTGAGGGGTCCGAAACCCCGAAACCACAACCACAGTAATCACGCAGCTCCAGTGGAGACAGATGATGAGGAGAGCGACGATGAAGATCCCCCTGTG CGAAAACCAAGGAAAGGTGGAGACTCTGCAGAGGATTCAGGTAACATGAATGAGACAGTAGAGGTAATGGACATCGTAGCCATCTGCTGTCCCAAATACAAAGACAGACCGCAGATTGCCAGGGTTGTCCAGAAGACCAGAAATGGCTACAGTATACACTGGATGACTGGATCTTACTCTGGACCCTGGGCTGTGGCAAAGAAACGGGACGGCCGCAAAAAGGTGCCTTGGGTTGACAATATCAAAGAGTCAGACATTATTTACAAGAAAATCTCTTTGACAAGTGGACAGAAGCTCACGAACAAAATGGCACAGATGTTACGGGCGCTATACGCCACCAAGGAGGGGACTAAGAGTTAA